From Segatella copri, the proteins below share one genomic window:
- a CDS encoding helix-turn-helix domain-containing protein — protein MAKHLNPLEKEFLIRKFKGNSKVKLGDFCRANNVSETSFKKWLKQYEEAGIEGLARADAEIGNILPEGIDKTKEGYKREILRLRIENERLKKKYLVRQNEDGQTEYVRLKMKSSK, from the coding sequence ATGGCAAAGCATTTAAATCCATTGGAAAAGGAGTTCTTGATTCGTAAGTTCAAGGGAAACTCCAAAGTTAAGCTCGGTGATTTCTGCAGGGCAAACAATGTCTCGGAAACTTCTTTTAAGAAGTGGCTGAAGCAATATGAAGAAGCAGGCATAGAGGGGTTGGCTCGTGCTGATGCTGAGATTGGGAACATACTTCCTGAGGGCATTGACAAAACCAAGGAGGGGTATAAGCGAGAAATCCTACGCTTGCGTATTGAGAATGAACGGCTCAAAAAAAAATATCTGGTGAGGCAGAACGAGGATGGGCAAACGGAGTATGTTCGTTTAAAAATGAAGAGTTCAAAATAG
- a CDS encoding IS3 family transposase — protein MLSHEYPVKDICKMMGVSRSGYYKWLRREPSSREINREFMVGVVEDIHSEHPTHGYRWVAAYIRINLQLSISDNFSYKCFQYLGIQSQTRHKIHYKPRKVKDKYPNLIYSTWDTVDRPRQVIVSDMTVIKYSWFFFELTMYFDVFTKEILTWHVAERRGHRDQYIDGLNDVINLLKGTDEPTVLHTDQGSVYASLAYNELIKDTLIVRSMSRAGKPTDNPVNESLNGWIKEELFIDFKIETCNSREEFEEALDAYVDYYNEKRPCCAIGYDTPNNYRKRFYKGELPRKDTFGKREANATPKFVTERKKMAGNEKNKE, from the coding sequence ATGCTATCGCACGAGTATCCTGTCAAGGATATCTGCAAGATGATGGGAGTAAGTCGGTCGGGGTATTACAAGTGGCTTAGAAGAGAGCCTTCATCCCGTGAGATCAATCGTGAGTTCATGGTGGGTGTGGTTGAGGACATACACTCGGAACACCCAACACATGGCTACAGGTGGGTGGCGGCGTACATAAGAATCAATTTACAGTTGAGTATCAGCGACAATTTCTCTTATAAATGCTTCCAATATCTTGGTATTCAGTCACAAACGAGACACAAGATACATTACAAACCACGTAAGGTAAAGGATAAGTACCCCAACCTCATTTATTCCACGTGGGACACGGTAGACAGACCTCGACAAGTTATCGTCTCTGACATGACAGTCATCAAATACTCTTGGTTCTTCTTTGAGTTGACCATGTATTTCGATGTCTTTACGAAAGAAATCCTAACGTGGCATGTGGCTGAGAGACGTGGACATAGAGACCAGTACATTGATGGGCTAAATGATGTCATCAACCTGTTGAAGGGCACAGATGAGCCAACTGTTCTTCATACGGACCAAGGTAGCGTGTATGCTTCACTCGCCTATAATGAGCTGATAAAGGACACGTTGATTGTGAGGTCTATGTCCAGGGCAGGAAAGCCTACAGACAACCCTGTGAACGAATCCCTCAACGGATGGATAAAAGAGGAATTGTTCATAGACTTCAAGATTGAGACATGTAATTCAAGAGAGGAGTTCGAGGAGGCCTTGGACGCATACGTGGATTATTACAATGAGAAAAGACCATGTTGTGCTATCGGCTATGATACGCCAAATAATTACAGGAAGAGGTTTTATAAAGGGGAGCTTCCAAGAAAGGACACTTTTGGGAAGCGAGAGGCTAATGCTACACCGAAGTTCGTCACAGAACGGAAGAAAATGGCTGGAAATGAGAAAAATAAAGAATAA
- a CDS encoding DUF4988 domain-containing protein codes for MKRKYFSALLMGALTIASVSTFTSCKDYDDDISNLQQQIDSNAKAIETIQNLIKGGGLVTGVTETSDGITVKLSDGKSVTISNGKDGAPGTAWTIGADGYWYENGKKTDNLARGPQGEKGEKGDQV; via the coding sequence ATGAAAAGAAAGTATTTTAGCGCGCTGCTTATGGGTGCATTGACAATTGCCTCGGTAAGCACATTTACTTCTTGTAAGGACTACGATGATGACATTAGTAATTTGCAACAGCAGATTGATTCTAATGCAAAAGCAATTGAGACCATTCAGAATTTGATTAAGGGTGGTGGTCTTGTTACCGGAGTAACAGAAACTAGTGATGGTATTACTGTAAAGCTCAGTGATGGAAAATCAGTCACTATTTCAAATGGTAAGGATGGCGCTCCTGGTACTGCATGGACTATCGGTGCCGATGGTTACTGGTATGAGAATGGTAAAAAGACAGACAACTTGGCTCGTGGTCCTCAGGGCGAGAAAGGCGAGAAGGGCGATCAAGTGTAG
- a CDS encoding Abi family protein codes for MSTLRLYTKQALSISEQIELLKSRGLNIADSSKTAKFLGEVSYFRFVQYLRPMEADKTSHQFKLNSRFEDAVALYNFDMELRDLMFKAIHRLEIALRTKIIQEFSLEHGPFWFFDTSLADDEHKFIENMNSIDRELQRSKEDFIKEHRRNYDKPIFPPAWKTLELASFGTLSKLYYNFCDKKLKKRVARQFNLPQHEVLESWMRSVTVLRNCCAHHSRLWNRYLSTAPQMSASLRGAWVNIEGVDANKVYAIACCIAYWLDSMGYGLDFKNKLKSLLASYSQVDPTAMGFPENWISEPLWR; via the coding sequence ATGAGTACATTAAGATTATACACTAAGCAGGCTCTTTCTATTTCAGAACAAATAGAACTACTAAAAAGTAGAGGCTTAAATATTGCTGATTCATCCAAGACTGCAAAATTTCTTGGAGAGGTCAGTTATTTTCGTTTTGTTCAATACCTTCGTCCAATGGAGGCAGATAAAACTTCACATCAATTTAAGCTTAATAGTAGATTTGAAGATGCCGTAGCTCTCTACAACTTTGATATGGAGTTGAGAGACTTGATGTTCAAAGCTATCCACCGATTAGAGATAGCTTTGCGCACAAAAATTATACAAGAGTTCTCATTGGAACATGGACCATTTTGGTTCTTTGATACAAGCCTTGCTGATGACGAACATAAGTTTATTGAGAATATGAACTCCATAGACAGAGAGCTTCAACGTAGTAAAGAGGACTTTATCAAGGAGCATAGGCGCAACTATGACAAGCCAATTTTCCCACCAGCATGGAAAACTCTTGAACTGGCATCTTTCGGTACGCTTTCAAAACTCTATTACAATTTCTGTGACAAGAAATTGAAGAAGCGTGTAGCTCGTCAGTTCAATCTTCCTCAGCATGAGGTATTGGAAAGCTGGATGCGTAGCGTAACTGTCTTGAGAAACTGTTGCGCTCACCACTCACGCCTCTGGAACCGTTATCTTTCTACAGCTCCTCAAATGAGCGCTTCTTTACGTGGTGCATGGGTGAACATAGAAGGTGTAGATGCAAACAAAGTATATGCTATAGCCTGTTGTATTGCATATTGGCTTGATTCCATGGGATACGGCTTGGACTTCAAGAACAAGCTCAAATCCTTACTCGCTTCTTATTCACAGGTAGATCCGACAGCTATGGGTTTTCCTGAAAATTGGATTTCCGAGCCCCTATGGAGATAA
- a CDS encoding tyrosine-type recombinase/integrase, with protein MILRIEIPQELIRQDAEIVIKVNNRNNALGYVIENGSEHDALQIAKEDTNVCPMLSEYVRELTQRFYKNGKYRSADIYMCTLRSFMRFRKEKDLLISQLDSLIMEDYESYLRKNGLTLNTISFYMKRLRAIYNKALEQYGLEDRKPFAHSFTKNPPTAKRALTAENIHQIVAATTVTEEETLARDLFLFSFYTRGMSFVDIAFLEKGSIKDGQLIYKRKKTGKELRVAWRPCMQEIADRHPSLDGKHLLGIVNQNIVTDVRKQYHYRQCRVNKALQKFARRIGMPMKVTMYCARHSWATIAKEKNIPISVISDSMGHNSEKITRIYLKSINDDVIDRYNDMLIEAISI; from the coding sequence ATGATACTAAGAATAGAAATTCCACAGGAACTTATTCGGCAAGATGCAGAAATCGTCATCAAAGTAAACAACAGAAACAATGCACTGGGATATGTCATAGAGAATGGTAGCGAACATGATGCGCTGCAAATAGCCAAAGAAGATACGAATGTCTGTCCGATGCTGAGCGAATATGTCAGGGAACTCACCCAGCGATTCTACAAGAATGGCAAATACCGGTCTGCCGATATATATATGTGCACCTTGCGCAGTTTCATGAGATTCCGGAAAGAGAAAGACCTGCTGATTAGCCAACTCGACAGCCTCATCATGGAAGATTACGAGAGTTATCTGAGAAAGAACGGTCTCACGCTGAATACCATCTCTTTTTACATGAAGCGTCTCCGAGCTATCTACAACAAAGCCCTGGAGCAATATGGGCTGGAAGACCGCAAACCCTTCGCCCACTCTTTCACCAAGAACCCTCCGACTGCCAAAAGAGCACTTACAGCGGAAAACATCCATCAGATAGTCGCTGCAACAACCGTCACCGAGGAGGAAACGCTGGCGAGAGATCTATTCCTCTTCAGTTTCTATACCCGAGGCATGTCGTTCGTAGATATCGCCTTTCTTGAAAAGGGAAGCATCAAGGACGGGCAACTTATATACAAGAGAAAGAAAACGGGTAAAGAACTGAGAGTAGCATGGCGCCCCTGCATGCAAGAGATTGCAGACCGCCACCCTTCACTCGACGGCAAACATCTGCTGGGCATTGTTAACCAGAATATAGTCACCGATGTCAGGAAACAGTATCACTACCGCCAATGTAGGGTGAACAAGGCATTGCAGAAGTTTGCCCGGCGCATCGGCATGCCGATGAAAGTAACGATGTACTGCGCCCGTCACTCCTGGGCTACCATCGCCAAGGAGAAGAACATCCCCATCAGCGTGATAAGTGACAGCATGGGGCACAACTCAGAGAAAATCACGCGCATCTATCTGAAAAGTATCAATGACGATGTGATAGACAGATACAACGATATGCTTATCGAAGCTATCAGTATATGA